From Toxorhynchites rutilus septentrionalis strain SRP chromosome 2, ASM2978413v1, whole genome shotgun sequence, a single genomic window includes:
- the LOC129766051 gene encoding uncharacterized protein LOC129766051 → MFRCEQIESSRLAKEWRDWKGALEYYFDSYQIIDQKIKRSKMLHFGGPQLQRVFESLDGIEEFPLVLLERPYYDVAIDRLDAYFKPRSQDVLERHKLRNMKQCPNERFSHYVLRIRQQLMDCGLEKYSKEIRNVIEEIMLIDVIVEGCNSPELRRKIHEKDQSAADIEALGESLESVHNQERELKVGTNSDRVDQSEICKIGTHKAKTLMEREGKLCVMLVEIMVIFLLLSECRKCRKTGHFERVCRKCSSNPEVLSSPKKVRVIDGTNPLTQDVLPSEKETEKKVHYTFYTGNQANVFDCNIGGVPVEVLIDSGSDVNLITDKTWKLMKAQHIAVSKCEKGSEKILRAYGSSKPLSILGTFMAVVEIGNRATEATFYVVDGGQRNLLGDVTSKKLAVLKIGLEVNAVAENAEIKRSPFPEISGVQVRIQMDPNITPVFQPLRRVPIPLENAVNEKLDELLKRDIIEVKTGPATWVSPLVVAIKTNGSFVIVTQCR, encoded by the exons ATGTTTCGATGTGAGCAAATCGAAAGTAGTAGGTTAGCGAAAGAATGGCGAGATTGGAAAGGAGCATTGGAATATTACTTCGACTCGTATCAGATTATTGACCAGAAAATCAAGCGCTCTAAAATGCTACATTTCGGTGGGCCACAATTACAGAGAGTCTTTGAAAGTTTGGATGGTATTGAAGAGTTTCCTCTGGTGTTGTTGGAGAGGCCATACTACGATGTAGCAATAGATCGGTTGGATGCTTACTTCAAGCCACGTAGTCAAGATGTTCTCGAACGACATAAGCTACGTAATATGAAGCAATGTCCCAATGAACGCTTCTCTCATTATGTTTTACGCATACGCCAACAACTGATGGATTGTGGTCTCGAGAAGTATTCGAAAGAGATACGAAATGTAATTGAGGAGATCATGCTTATCGATGTGATTGTGGAGGGTTGCAATTCACCGGAGCTACGGCGTAAAATTCACGAAAAGGATCAGTCAGCGGCTGATATTGAGGCGTTGGGGGAGTCATTAGAGAGCGTTCATAACCAGGAGAGGGAACTTAAAGTTGGAACCAATAGCGACAGAGTTGATCAGTCAGAGATCTGCAAAATAGGAACGCATAAAGCAAAGA CACTGATGGAAAGAGAAGGGAAACTCTGTGTTATGCTTGTGGAAATTATGGTCATATTTCTACTTCTGTCGGAATGTCGAAAATGTAGGAAGACCGGGCACTTCGAAAGGGTTTGTCGCAAATGCTCATCGAATCCAGAAGTGCTGTCTTCGCCGAAGAAAGTTCGAGTTATTGATGGAACTAATCCATTGACTCAGGATGTCCTACCAAGCGAAAAGGAAACGGAGAAAAAGGTTCACTATACATTCTATACAGGGAATCAAGCCAACGTGTTCGATTGCAACATCGGTGGAGTTCCTGTGGAAGTACTGATTGATTCCGGTTCTGATGTGAATCTGATAACCGATAAAACGTGGAAACTGATGAAAGCTCAGCACATCGCCGTATCTAAATGCGAAAAGGGAAGCGAAAAGATTCTTAGAGCATACGGTAGTTCTAAACCTCTTTCGATTTTGGGGACATTCATGGCTGTTGTTGAAATTGGGAACCGTGCTACAGAAGCTACATTCTACGTTGTCGATGGGGGACAAAGAAACCTGTTGGGTGATGTCACGTCGAAAAAGCTGGCAGTACTGAAGATCGGATTAGAAGTGAATGCAGTCGCGGAAAATGCAGAGATAAAGCGTTCTCCTTTCCCGGAGATCTCTGGTGTTCAAGTGCGTATCCAAATGGACCCCAACATAACTCCGGTTTTCCAACCCTTGCGACGCGTACCGATACCTTTGGAAAATGCAGTAAATGAGAAGCTGGATGAATTACTAAAACGCGATATAATTGAGGTGAAGACTGGACCCGCGACATGGGTGTCACCACTAGTAGTGGCAATCAAAACAAACGGCTCATTCGTGATCGTCACCCAATGCCGGTGA